The genomic stretch TGGGAAGCTGGCGGGACGGGTGTCGCAGGTTCACCTGAAGGATTTGAAAGAGGGAATTGAGGTGCCGAATTTTGGCAGTCTGCCGAAGGATGCGTTCAAGGAGTTGGGCAATGGGGTGATCGCCACGGAACCCCTGCTGGCGGCGGCGGAGAAGGCCGGGGTGAAGCATGCGCACGTGGAGCAGGATCAGTCGCCTGATCCGGTGGCGAGCGTGAAGGAGAGCATCAAGTATCTGAAGACACTGTAAGTTTTCGGTGGGCCAAAAGCTTACTGGGACTTTTTCCATTCGAGCACCTGGCCGCGTTGCAGAAGTCGTTTCTGCAACGTGGCGATGTCGATGGACTGGACGGGTTTGGATTCTTTGACGGATTGGGCGGCGGCGACGCCGGCGGATTCACCGAGGACGGCGAAGACGGGCTCCATACGGGCGGATGCATAGGCAATGTGGGTGGCGCTGAAACAGACGGGGACAAGGAGGTTGGTGCATTGCTCGGGTTTGGGGGTGATGGATCGATAAGGAACCGGATAGGGGGTGCCGGTGCCTTTGGCGCCGCCGATGAACATGTTGCCTTCGGTGGCGACTCCGATCTGGCCGGTTTCGGGGTGTTTGGCGACATAACGTCGGGCGGGATAGGTGTCGACTCCGTAGAGGGCGAGGCCGACGCTGTCAGGTTCGTTGGTTTGATTGAGAACGTCGGCGTGGGTGAGTTGATAGGGGGCGTGCATGCGGCGGGTGATGCGCACGTAGAGCTGGTGGGGCCAGCCGTTGGTATCGGGATGGGTGTCGCGTTTGAGACCGAGCTGGGCGGTTTGATTACGGAAGGTTTCGGGGACGCGGGGGTCGGTGGACATGAAGTGGTGGAGGCCGGCGAGGTAGTCGCGATGGGCACGCCAGATTTCCGATTTTTTCGCGTAATCGCCGTCCTGATAATAACGGCTGAGGCCGAGAGGGGCCATGGTGATGAGGGAATTGCGCTGGTAGTTGTATTCACCGGAGTTCATCCAGCCGGGGAAAATGGCACGGAGGCGTTCGGTGAGTTTTTTAGGGTCGTCGGCGTGTTGTTTTTTGAGGTGCTCGATGAAACGACCGACGAGTTCGAATTGGGCGCGGGTGTAGTTTGTTGGGACGCCGAATTCGGCGCGATTGGCGGGGTCGTTGGTGGTGTAGAAGCGGAAGTTGTAGGCCTGGGTGTAGTCGTCGCCGGAGCCGAGAGGTTTGCCGTGATCGGGATCGACGAGCGGAACGAGGCCGCTGGTGGGATCGCCGGGGCTGAGGTAGGGATCGATGGGGGTCCAGTTGGTGGGGGGACCGACACCGGCGGGTTGCTCGTTGAACTCGGAGGAAGCTTCACGGCCAGTGGAGTAGGTAACGCCGGATTTGGCCATGAGGTCGCCTTCATACGAGGCGTCGATGAAGATGGTGGCGGTGATAGTTTTTTCTTCTGAGCCGGGGAGGGCTTGCGGGATGGGGATACCTTCGTGGTCGGGCGGGGCGTGTTCGAGGGTGATGGAGGTGATTTTGGTGCCGTCTTTGGTGGCGGATTGGATGCGGTGTTCGCGGATCAGATCGATTTTTTCGTCGGTGAGCCATTGTTCGAAGTCGCGTCGGAGCAGGCTGGGGAAGTTGGCGAAGGTGAAGATTTTGGATTGGGTGAGGCCGCCGACGGCGCGGGGTTCGGGGCAGTCTTGTTTAGTTTTGATGCCGGCTCCGAGGATGCCGCCGACCCAGCGGGAGGGTTCGATGAGGATGACGGAGGCGCCTTCCTGTTTGGCGGCGATGGCGGCGGTGATGCCAGCGGGAGTGGCGCCGTAGACGCAGACATCGACGACGACGGGAGTGGCCGCCGTGAGGGAATAGGCGGTGAGGAAGGGGAGGAGGAGAAGGAAGCGGCGCATGACGTGGGAGGTAACTACGTCATGGGCGATGGGGTTTGTTCAAGGAGTGCGGTCGGATGCCAGCCAGTTGCGCCAGCCGCCGAAGGAGGTGATGTCTTGGGCGGTTTCGGCGGCGATGGCTTCACAGATGAATCCGCAGACGGTGGTGCCGTCGGGAAGTGACACGCGGCCGAGTCCGAGGGGGGCGGCGATGGCTTCGAGAAAGTTGCCGAAGTTTTCGGCGGGCATTTGCCAGATTTCCATGGCGATGGCGGCACCTCCGGCGGAGACGCGGATCATGCCGGGGCGCGGTGGGATGCCGGGTTTGAGAGGCGGGAGATGGTAGAGCCGGTAGACGGAGGCGGAGAGGGTTTCTTCGACGAATTCGGCGTTGCGTTCAAGAAGTTGATGATTGAGGGCGAGGCCGCGCATGTGGGCTCCGCAGACGGCGAGTTTGATCATCATTGGAGAGGAGTTTGGGCGTGGAAGGCGCTCGCTAGGACGGCGAGTTTGCGGTCGGTAAAGGCGGGGGCGAAGAAGGTGACGCCCCAGGGCATGCCGCTGTCTTCGAGAAATCCTGCGGGCACGGCCCAGGCGGCCAGATCAAGGAGGTTCATGTAGTTGGTGTAGCGACCGAGGTTGGAGTTGAGTTCCACGGGGTTGTTGAGGACTTCTTCGACGGTGTAGTGGGTGCCGGCGGTGGGGGTGATGATGGCGTCAACTTCAGTCCAGGCGACTTCGCTGGCGCGGCGCAGTTCGGCGAGTTTGTATTGGGCGCGGAAGGCGTCGACGGCGGTGCCTTTGATGCCACCGCTGATGATTTTATAGGTGGTGGGATGCAGGGCTTCGGGTTGGGTGGTGATGAGGTCCTCGATCCCGGCGTAACGTTCCGCAACCCAGGGGCCTTCGTAAAGGAGCAGGGCGGCGTCGAGGAAGGGCTGCAGGTCCACTTCCTTGGTGGCGATGCCCATCGTTTTGAGGCGCTCGATGCTTTGGTCGAAGAGGGCGGCGGCGGCGCTGTTGCCGAAGAATTCGAGCTGGTCGGCGCGGGGGATGCCGACGATTAAATCGGTGACCGATTTGCTGGCGATGGGGATATCGGGGCGGGCGTAGGCGTCGGCGGGATCGAAGGTTGAAGCAACTTCGTAGACTTTGAGGGCGTCGTCGGTGGTGAGGGCGAAGATGGAGATGCAGTCGAGGGTTTTGCAGGCGGGGACGAGGCCGGTGTTGCTGAGCACGCCGCGGGTGGGTTTCATGCCAACGAGGTTGTTGAGAGATGCGGGGATGCGGCCGGAGCCGGCGGTGTCGGTGCCGAGGGCGAAGCTGCACAGGCCATTGGCCAGGGCGACGGCGGAACCGGAGCTGGAGCCACCGGGGACGTATTTTCCGTCGTAGGCATTTTTGGGAATGCCGTAGGGAGAGCGCACGCCGACGAGGCCGGTGGCGAATTGATCGAGGTTGGTTTTGCCCAGCGGTATGGCTCCAGCGGCGATCAGTTGTTCGACGACAAAAGCGGACTTCTCGGCAGTGTATTCAAAAGCGGGACAGGCGCAGGTGGTGGGTTCACCGGCTTGGTCGATATTGTCTTTGATGACGAAGGGGATGCCGTATAGGGGAAGGGCGGCAGGGGTCAGGTGTTCCAAGTGTCGCAGAAAGGCATCGACTTTGTCCCAAGTGGGACGGCTGATGAAGATGGCGGGATCAGAGGATTCGATTTCCTGCCATAGTTTTTCGATGATTTCTCGCGGAGTGGTGCTGCCGGATTTATAGGCCTGGAGCAGGGAATCGATGCGAAGGGAGGTGGACATGAAGTTTGGAGTTGAGCAGATGTCGTGCTAAGTGACGGCATCGTGGCGAGATGTTCGGATGGTGCGAGGATTTTTTGGCGGATACCGGGGAGGAGTAAGAAGGAGGGAGGGTGAGTGTCACAAGGGGGGTGAATTCAATGTTGCTTGTCACAAGGATCGACTCGTCCTACAACCAATGAGCGAAGAAAGTGTGCTTCATTTAATTCTATGAAAATCTCGTGGTGCTTGGTGATGGGTCCGTTGCTTGCAATGGCGTTGGTGGGCGGCTCTAAAGGGGCTGAGGATGTGCCGGGTTCGGCGGATCATGCGTTGCTTAAGCGGGTGACGGGGTCGCACATCATGTGGTTCAACAAGGAGAAGTTTGACGAGTTGACGGTGGCTTTGCAGCGGGTGGAGTTTGACTACGACAAGCAGGTGATGAAGCCGACGAAGAGGGAAAAGCACGAGGGGGCTTTGACGACAGCCTATTACAAATTGCCGGGAGATACCTCGACTTTGGAGGTGGTGAGACAGTATGAGGCGGAGTTGAAGCCGGCGGGTTTTGAGGTGTTGTGGACGGCTTCGAATGACGAGTTGGATGACGGATATGGCCGGTTCATTGAAAGTATTTATCCGGTGATCGGCAAGACGGATGGATTGAACATGATGCATGAGTTTAACAAGGAAGAGCGTCGTTATTCGGTGCTGAAGGGAGCGGACAAGGCGGGCAATACCGTGTTTGTGGCGTTGTATGCTTTTGTGATCAATGATGACAGCGGCACCGGGTTTGCGAAGTTGCAGGAGGACAACCATTTGAAGAAGGGCGACACGATTGTGCGTGTGGACGTGCTGGAGACCAAAGCCATGGAGGCGCGAATGACGGTGGTGAAGGCGGCGGAGATTACGGATTCGATGGCGACCACGGGTCGGATCGCGATTTACGGGGTGTATTTTGACACGGACAAGGCGGTGGTGAAGTCCGAGTCGGCTCCGTCACTGGTGGAAATGGCCAAGGCGATCAAGTCGGCGAAAGGCAAGGTCTTGATTGTGGGTCACACCGACAATGAAGGGGGCATGGAATACAACCAGGAGTTGTCGCAGCGTCGTGCGGCGGCGGTGATGAAGGCGCTGGTGTTGGAGCACGGGGTGGGCGCTGAGAAGATGATGTCGGTGGGGGTGGGGCTGGCGGCACCGGTGGCTCCGAATACGGATGAGGCCGGGCGGGCGAAGAACCGTCGGGTGGAAATGGTGGCGCTCTGAGTGGTGAATTGTGGGTAGTGGTTGATGCGGGGGTGACATGGAGTTATTAAAGTGATGGTTTTACTTCTTTAATTTTATGTCGCTGACCCGCATTTATTTGATTCGCCATGGAGCCACGGTTTTAACCGCGGAGGACCGCTTTGCCGGGGCGACGGATGTGGAGTTGTCCGATGAGGGCAGGCATCAGGTGGGGACTTTGTCGGAGCGGCTGGCGGGACTGAAGGTGGCCGCAGTGTATGCTTCGCCGTTGGGGAGGACGATGGAGTCAGCTTCGATTTTGGCGAAGCCGCATGGACTGGAGGTTCAGGCGCGTGAGGGGTTGAAGGAGATCTCCCATGGGCGCTGGGAGAGGATGACGCGGCATGAGGTGGAGGAGGCGTTTCCGGATGAGGCGGCGGCTTGGGATGAAGATCCGTTTACCTTCGCGCCAGAGGGTGGCGAGAGCGGGCTGGCGGTGACGGC from Phragmitibacter flavus encodes the following:
- a CDS encoding FAD-dependent oxidoreductase, with product MRRFLLLLPFLTAYSLTAATPVVVDVCVYGATPAGITAAIAAKQEGASVILIEPSRWVGGILGAGIKTKQDCPEPRAVGGLTQSKIFTFANFPSLLRRDFEQWLTDEKIDLIREHRIQSATKDGTKITSITLEHAPPDHEGIPIPQALPGSEEKTITATIFIDASYEGDLMAKSGVTYSTGREASSEFNEQPAGVGPPTNWTPIDPYLSPGDPTSGLVPLVDPDHGKPLGSGDDYTQAYNFRFYTTNDPANRAEFGVPTNYTRAQFELVGRFIEHLKKQHADDPKKLTERLRAIFPGWMNSGEYNYQRNSLITMAPLGLSRYYQDGDYAKKSEIWRAHRDYLAGLHHFMSTDPRVPETFRNQTAQLGLKRDTHPDTNGWPHQLYVRITRRMHAPYQLTHADVLNQTNEPDSVGLALYGVDTYPARRYVAKHPETGQIGVATEGNMFIGGAKGTGTPYPVPYRSITPKPEQCTNLLVPVCFSATHIAYASARMEPVFAVLGESAGVAAAQSVKESKPVQSIDIATLQKRLLQRGQVLEWKKSQ
- a CDS encoding allophanate hydrolase-related protein — protein: MMIKLAVCGAHMRGLALNHQLLERNAEFVEETLSASVYRLYHLPPLKPGIPPRPGMIRVSAGGAAIAMEIWQMPAENFGNFLEAIAAPLGLGRVSLPDGTTVCGFICEAIAAETAQDITSFGGWRNWLASDRTP
- the atzF gene encoding allophanate hydrolase, giving the protein MSTSLRIDSLLQAYKSGSTTPREIIEKLWQEIESSDPAIFISRPTWDKVDAFLRHLEHLTPAALPLYGIPFVIKDNIDQAGEPTTCACPAFEYTAEKSAFVVEQLIAAGAIPLGKTNLDQFATGLVGVRSPYGIPKNAYDGKYVPGGSSSGSAVALANGLCSFALGTDTAGSGRIPASLNNLVGMKPTRGVLSNTGLVPACKTLDCISIFALTTDDALKVYEVASTFDPADAYARPDIPIASKSVTDLIVGIPRADQLEFFGNSAAAALFDQSIERLKTMGIATKEVDLQPFLDAALLLYEGPWVAERYAGIEDLITTQPEALHPTTYKIISGGIKGTAVDAFRAQYKLAELRRASEVAWTEVDAIITPTAGTHYTVEEVLNNPVELNSNLGRYTNYMNLLDLAAWAVPAGFLEDSGMPWGVTFFAPAFTDRKLAVLASAFHAQTPLQ
- a CDS encoding OmpA family protein, which gives rise to MKISWCLVMGPLLAMALVGGSKGAEDVPGSADHALLKRVTGSHIMWFNKEKFDELTVALQRVEFDYDKQVMKPTKREKHEGALTTAYYKLPGDTSTLEVVRQYEAELKPAGFEVLWTASNDELDDGYGRFIESIYPVIGKTDGLNMMHEFNKEERRYSVLKGADKAGNTVFVALYAFVINDDSGTGFAKLQEDNHLKKGDTIVRVDVLETKAMEARMTVVKAAEITDSMATTGRIAIYGVYFDTDKAVVKSESAPSLVEMAKAIKSAKGKVLIVGHTDNEGGMEYNQELSQRRAAAVMKALVLEHGVGAEKMMSVGVGLAAPVAPNTDEAGRAKNRRVEMVAL
- a CDS encoding histidine phosphatase family protein, which codes for MSLTRIYLIRHGATVLTAEDRFAGATDVELSDEGRHQVGTLSERLAGLKVAAVYASPLGRTMESASILAKPHGLEVQAREGLKEISHGRWERMTRHEVEEAFPDEAAAWDEDPFTFAPEGGESGLAVTARALPALIEIVRDHEGEAVIVVSHKATIRLLLSSLLGFDPRRYRDNLDQDPAGLNIVDFKDPVRARLILFNDTAHYSDACLMKPETAELRLSKWWNNPIKKG